In Thauera sp. JM12B12, one DNA window encodes the following:
- a CDS encoding polysaccharide pyruvyl transferase family protein: MRILFLNTGTSRNIGDRAMLMNVCGRILQKNPETDFLSVSDLPQEIKEELHVTTTPNLSNCWGRYGTLQLPSFLDPILKPIYIALSTMIFATLLRAPRFVLSRAHLTEAEIAIRIRESDAVWMNGGGYLTDEGALEARDRLLIALLASLSGTPVVLTGQGIGPIKTLTTRVLLKLVIANAQVLYTRDHKSYELALNLSPQNAKRIKSGFDDAGSLATLNQPPPKNTPTRIIGIHFRLSKFHSQAKAYETEIFLAVKYLIEREVRVKLFCFHENSEYEISTYKEWAERLQNNPLLEIVSTPDPRVIRGHIDLCSACIGSAYHFVLFSLLSSKPVRAISSGTYYHQKFKGLEKHFGVQDLSLDADELNKDKILTFITGAMNHDNSHNPTTTSSALADATDRQIDDTYSILMQRIREMRT, translated from the coding sequence ATGCGCATTCTATTTTTGAACACCGGGACATCTCGCAACATAGGCGACCGCGCAATGCTTATGAATGTATGCGGTCGAATTTTACAGAAGAACCCCGAAACTGATTTTTTATCGGTTAGCGATCTACCGCAGGAAATTAAAGAAGAATTACATGTCACGACGACACCGAATTTATCTAACTGCTGGGGGCGCTACGGCACTCTACAACTACCTTCATTTCTTGACCCAATCCTAAAGCCCATCTACATCGCACTATCAACCATGATCTTCGCCACGCTATTGCGTGCACCAAGATTCGTTTTATCGCGAGCTCACCTTACCGAAGCAGAAATCGCGATACGCATCCGAGAATCGGATGCAGTATGGATGAATGGAGGCGGATATTTGACGGATGAAGGCGCTCTAGAAGCACGGGACAGGCTACTAATAGCGCTCCTAGCATCTCTTTCAGGAACGCCAGTAGTCCTCACGGGGCAAGGCATCGGACCAATAAAAACCCTGACTACACGCGTACTGTTGAAGCTTGTAATAGCAAATGCTCAAGTCCTTTACACACGAGATCATAAGTCGTACGAACTTGCTCTCAACCTGTCCCCACAGAACGCAAAGCGCATTAAATCTGGCTTCGACGATGCTGGATCATTGGCAACACTCAACCAACCCCCACCAAAAAATACGCCCACCAGAATAATCGGCATCCACTTCCGTCTATCAAAATTTCACTCCCAAGCAAAAGCATACGAAACCGAAATTTTCTTAGCCGTAAAATACCTTATCGAAAGAGAAGTCCGAGTAAAGCTATTCTGCTTCCACGAAAATAGCGAGTATGAAATCTCAACATACAAAGAATGGGCCGAGAGGTTACAGAACAACCCACTCCTTGAGATTGTGAGCACCCCCGACCCTAGAGTCATCCGTGGCCATATAGATCTCTGCTCTGCCTGCATTGGATCTGCTTACCACTTTGTCTTGTTCTCTCTTTTGTCCTCAAAACCAGTTCGAGCGATCAGTTCCGGCACCTATTACCACCAAAAATTTAAAGGACTAGAAAAACATTTTGGCGTTCAAGACCTATCCCTTGATGCGGACGAACTTAATAAGGACAAAATTCTGACTTTTATTACTGGTGCCATGAATCAC
- a CDS encoding lipopolysaccharide biosynthesis protein has translation MSNVRRGFIITLMSSNGMMVISFIASLFISRLLTPEEIGIFSVAYVFAGLLRTIREMGLGSYLVQETELTPLRIRTAFGISLLISFACALILLALSAFAGRFYNEPRITDVLNIVAVGFFLVPFGATTMSLLRRDLRFGDIARIDLTSTVAQNACAVLLAWLGFGFMSLAWSALVGILTSVLGVLFYRPAGLPWKPSLSEWRRVLSFSSYVSGSSLLNFAHYSASDLLLGKVMGMEAVAYFNRAHGLSTILGTVLNRAVSAVSLPYFAEQNRIGTAFVQSWRNSTAILHTLTLPFFSTLAISAPSAIPTLFGPQWGESIPILQILCIAAALDSPASLVRQIMTAGGHVRTVMNLDLISLTLRVALIIYAAPFGLVAIAATYAASSFILAVLRTLTLRRQINFSVADLLYTYQWAAAPTLLVSVLSYFVQTAQLSNSIKLTIISLGCSSLWIFIITRGKSPLSSELRRLLQKKPIQTSNNTDK, from the coding sequence ATGTCGAACGTAAGACGGGGCTTCATCATCACCCTCATGTCCTCAAACGGCATGATGGTGATCAGCTTCATCGCGTCCCTGTTCATCTCCCGCCTTCTCACCCCGGAAGAGATCGGGATCTTTTCGGTCGCCTACGTCTTCGCAGGCTTGCTACGCACCATTCGCGAAATGGGTCTGGGCAGCTACCTGGTCCAGGAGACCGAGCTCACCCCGCTGCGAATACGTACGGCCTTCGGCATTTCGTTGCTGATCTCCTTTGCCTGTGCGCTCATCCTTCTCGCACTCTCAGCATTCGCCGGCCGCTTCTACAACGAACCTCGTATCACCGACGTCCTGAATATCGTCGCGGTGGGCTTTTTCCTCGTGCCCTTCGGCGCCACAACCATGTCACTCCTGCGCCGCGACCTGCGCTTCGGCGACATCGCACGAATCGACCTCACATCCACAGTCGCCCAGAACGCCTGCGCCGTTCTGCTGGCGTGGCTCGGCTTTGGATTCATGAGCCTCGCCTGGTCGGCGCTGGTCGGCATTCTCACTTCAGTCCTTGGCGTGCTCTTCTACCGCCCGGCTGGGCTGCCATGGAAGCCGAGCCTTTCGGAATGGCGCCGAGTTTTGAGCTTCAGCTCTTATGTATCGGGATCCTCACTACTAAATTTCGCCCACTACTCCGCATCTGACCTTCTTCTCGGCAAGGTCATGGGCATGGAAGCAGTCGCCTATTTCAACCGTGCTCATGGATTATCCACCATTCTGGGTACCGTGCTGAATCGTGCAGTTAGTGCCGTAAGCCTCCCTTACTTCGCCGAACAGAATCGCATCGGCACTGCCTTCGTTCAATCTTGGCGCAACTCAACTGCAATCCTCCATACCTTAACCCTCCCGTTCTTCTCAACGCTCGCCATATCCGCGCCATCCGCGATCCCTACGCTATTCGGCCCGCAATGGGGCGAGTCAATCCCCATCCTTCAAATTTTGTGTATCGCTGCTGCGCTAGACAGTCCAGCAAGCCTCGTCCGCCAGATAATGACCGCTGGCGGTCATGTTCGCACGGTGATGAACCTGGATTTGATCAGCTTAACCCTGCGAGTAGCCCTCATCATTTATGCCGCACCATTTGGCCTCGTCGCCATAGCGGCAACATATGCAGCCAGCTCTTTCATCCTTGCCGTACTCCGCACGCTCACGCTTCGCCGCCAAATAAATTTCTCAGTTGCAGACCTTCTGTACACGTACCAATGGGCGGCAGCTCCGACGCTACTGGTATCTGTTCTGTCATATTTCGTTCAGACGGCACAGCTTAGTAACTCCATTAAATTGACCATCATCTCCCTGGGCTGCAGTTCCCTGTGGATTTTCATCATTACGCGAGGAAAAAGTCCACTATCCAGCGAGTTAAGAAGGCTATTGCAAAAAAAACCAATTCAGACCAGCAATAATACCGATAAATAA
- a CDS encoding glycosyltransferase N-terminal domain-containing protein has translation MASSAASTWSHKLKWSAFRALEALSDLKGNEAAGQLDVEIPTTPKAALWVFASTIGELNAVEPLLRTLHQRSQHLQLVLISDHAHYRDSYRSRYPGAVFCVTRGHSRDASALVRHYPPKALVIAEIPCYPAEAPCRFSSAFVFAAKNAGAQVAIINGWLYGYAPACKLDDLERRLLAVDYLSAIDTICAQTEEVAQTLIDLGAPANNIHVVGNLKFDAMHQPGWTPANSKCPKLLTDLIESKRPVIVAGCMTDEDEQQRAIAAFARLKQSQPNALLVLAPRHPEVPANMQTIDAQLKAHTLAYSLRSSIADHPIPGEQACLVLDTMGELRDFYAVAAVAHVGVDHNVLEPLGFEKPVTVSPGWNSTYPSYPVYSLLHAQSVLNEAHTADELCAAWLTHLQPGKQKHDHEQARAVLATLRGAADRHLNVLNNLLQALDR, from the coding sequence ATGGCAAGCAGCGCCGCCAGTACCTGGTCGCACAAACTCAAATGGTCGGCCTTCAGAGCGCTCGAAGCGCTCTCCGACCTCAAGGGCAACGAGGCCGCCGGGCAGCTCGACGTTGAGATCCCGACCACGCCCAAGGCCGCACTCTGGGTCTTCGCCTCGACAATCGGCGAACTCAACGCAGTCGAACCGCTGTTGCGCACCCTGCATCAGCGCAGCCAGCACCTGCAACTCGTCCTCATCAGCGACCATGCGCACTACCGCGACAGCTACCGCTCGCGCTATCCCGGCGCAGTGTTCTGCGTCACTCGCGGGCACTCCCGCGACGCCAGCGCACTTGTCCGGCATTACCCACCCAAGGCGCTCGTCATTGCAGAAATCCCCTGCTACCCGGCCGAAGCACCTTGTCGGTTCTCGTCCGCATTCGTCTTCGCGGCCAAGAACGCCGGCGCCCAGGTCGCCATCATCAACGGCTGGCTTTACGGCTACGCCCCCGCCTGCAAGCTGGACGACCTCGAACGGCGGCTCCTGGCCGTCGACTACCTGAGCGCAATCGACACCATCTGCGCGCAAACCGAAGAGGTCGCCCAAACCCTCATCGATCTAGGCGCGCCGGCCAATAACATCCACGTTGTGGGCAACCTCAAGTTCGACGCCATGCATCAACCCGGCTGGACGCCCGCCAACAGCAAGTGCCCAAAGCTGCTCACCGATCTCATCGAAAGTAAGCGCCCAGTCATCGTGGCCGGCTGCATGACTGACGAAGACGAACAGCAACGCGCAATCGCCGCATTCGCAAGACTCAAGCAATCACAGCCCAACGCATTGCTCGTCCTCGCACCGCGCCACCCCGAAGTCCCGGCCAACATGCAAACCATCGACGCGCAGCTCAAAGCACACACCCTTGCCTACAGCCTCCGCAGTTCGATCGCCGACCACCCCATACCCGGCGAGCAAGCCTGCCTGGTCCTGGACACCATGGGCGAGCTACGAGACTTCTACGCAGTCGCCGCGGTTGCCCATGTCGGCGTCGATCACAACGTCCTCGAGCCCCTCGGCTTCGAAAAACCCGTCACCGTCTCGCCAGGCTGGAACAGCACCTACCCCTCGTATCCCGTGTATAGCCTCTTGCACGCGCAGTCCGTTTTAAACGAAGCGCACACTGCGGATGAGCTGTGCGCAGCATGGCTCACCCATCTACAACCCGGCAAACAGAAACACGATCACGAACAAGCGCGCGCTGTCCTGGCCACCCTGCGTGGCGCCGCCGACCGTCACCTGAATGTGCTCAACAATTTACTGCAAGCCCTCGACCGCTAA
- a CDS encoding KpsF/GutQ family sugar-phosphate isomerase, which translates to MNNPDQVAAPAHAHESFIATGAEVFRIEAEAVLAQAARLGPEFDAAVNLMLNCSGRIVVSGIGKSGHIGRKIAATLASTGTPAFFVHPAEASHGDLGMITKDDAVIALSYSGESDELVAIVPLIKRAGTKLICITGSPKSTLASQADVHLPVTVEREACPLNLAPTASTTVTLAMGDALAIALLKARGFGADDFARSHPGGKLGKRLLVRLSDVMHSGSALPQVSDQASLAAALIEMSEKGLGMTAIVDGAGQLQGVFTDGDLRRALEAGADLRSAHIVDVMKRNPLTMPPEKLAVEAVRLMETRRINGLLVVDQNQRLVGALNMHDLFKAGVV; encoded by the coding sequence ATGAACAATCCTGATCAGGTCGCAGCCCCTGCGCATGCGCACGAAAGCTTCATAGCAACCGGCGCCGAGGTCTTCCGCATCGAAGCTGAGGCCGTGCTGGCCCAGGCGGCTCGTCTCGGGCCCGAGTTCGATGCCGCGGTCAATCTCATGCTCAACTGCAGCGGCCGCATCGTCGTCAGCGGCATCGGCAAATCCGGCCACATCGGCCGGAAAATCGCCGCCACCCTGGCGAGCACCGGCACACCCGCCTTTTTTGTCCACCCCGCCGAAGCCAGCCACGGCGACCTGGGCATGATCACCAAGGACGACGCGGTGATCGCACTCTCATACTCTGGCGAGAGTGACGAGCTCGTGGCCATCGTGCCGCTGATCAAGCGCGCGGGCACCAAGCTCATCTGCATCACCGGCTCGCCCAAATCCACACTCGCGAGCCAGGCCGACGTCCACCTGCCGGTCACCGTCGAGCGCGAGGCCTGCCCGCTCAACCTCGCCCCCACCGCCAGCACCACGGTAACCCTCGCCATGGGCGACGCGCTCGCCATCGCACTGCTCAAGGCACGCGGATTCGGGGCCGACGACTTCGCCCGCTCGCACCCCGGCGGCAAGCTCGGCAAACGCTTGCTCGTCCGCTTGAGCGACGTCATGCACAGCGGCAGCGCCCTGCCCCAGGTGAGCGACCAAGCCAGCCTTGCCGCCGCGCTCATCGAGATGAGCGAAAAAGGCCTCGGCATGACCGCGATCGTCGATGGCGCAGGACAGTTGCAAGGCGTGTTCACCGACGGCGACCTTCGCCGCGCGCTCGAAGCCGGCGCCGATCTGCGGTCTGCACACATCGTCGACGTCATGAAGCGCAACCCGCTCACCATGCCGCCCGAAAAACTCGCCGTCGAAGCCGTCCGGCTCATGGAAACCCGGCGCATCAACGGCCTGCTCGTGGTGGACCAGAATCAACGCCTCGTCGGCGCGCTCAACATGCACGACCTGTTCAAGGCGGGAGTTGTTTGA
- a CDS encoding GNAT family N-acetyltransferase, with protein MKLDWTLYPPDQFDELAPAWDALNQRTSNLPFLDSRFIGPLLEVFSAGDEKLALCRCDSELVAAAIVHKVGAGRWETFQPSQLPLGPLLVSPGLDLEELGSTLLSALPGINVSLGLTQLDPLYLARPDSQGAIETLDYIDTAWVDITGSFDDYWNARGKNLRQNMRKQRNRLTRESAETTLEIIRDAAEIDQVIRDYGALEAASWKADTGTAITADNDQGRFYAKMLKAFCGAGRGVAYRYRLNGQVVAVDLCIEAANMLVILKTTYDASDKSLSPAFLMREEQFAQLWAEGRTKRIEFYGKVMEWHTRWTDQARTLYHATLFRWTAVKAVKGLRHKLRNRSTTASSQPDETPANEQS; from the coding sequence ATGAAACTCGACTGGACGCTCTACCCCCCCGACCAATTCGACGAACTCGCCCCCGCCTGGGACGCACTTAATCAGCGCACATCGAACCTGCCTTTCCTCGACTCGCGGTTCATAGGCCCGCTGCTCGAGGTCTTTTCGGCGGGCGACGAAAAACTCGCCTTGTGCCGTTGCGATTCCGAGCTGGTCGCTGCCGCGATCGTCCACAAAGTCGGGGCCGGCCGCTGGGAGACCTTCCAGCCCTCCCAGCTACCCCTCGGCCCCCTGCTGGTAAGCCCCGGCCTCGACCTTGAAGAACTAGGCTCCACGCTCCTCTCCGCGCTCCCCGGCATCAACGTGAGCCTCGGCCTGACGCAGCTCGACCCGCTTTACCTTGCTCGCCCCGACAGCCAAGGTGCCATCGAAACACTCGACTACATCGATACCGCCTGGGTCGACATCACCGGCAGCTTCGACGACTACTGGAATGCGCGCGGCAAGAACCTGCGCCAGAACATGCGCAAACAGCGCAACCGCCTGACGAGAGAAAGCGCAGAGACAACGCTCGAGATCATCAGGGACGCCGCCGAGATCGATCAGGTCATCCGCGACTACGGCGCCCTCGAAGCCGCAAGCTGGAAAGCGGACACCGGCACCGCCATCACCGCCGACAACGATCAGGGCCGCTTCTACGCCAAGATGCTCAAGGCTTTCTGCGGCGCCGGGCGCGGCGTAGCTTATCGGTATCGCCTCAATGGCCAAGTCGTTGCTGTAGACCTGTGCATCGAAGCAGCCAACATGCTGGTCATCCTCAAAACCACCTACGATGCCAGCGACAAGAGCCTGTCGCCCGCCTTCCTGATGCGTGAGGAACAGTTCGCACAGCTCTGGGCCGAGGGCAGGACAAAACGCATCGAGTTCTACGGCAAGGTCATGGAATGGCATACCCGCTGGACCGATCAGGCGCGCACGCTCTATCACGCAACCCTCTTCCGCTGGACAGCCGTAAAGGCCGTCAAAGGCCTGCGCCACAAGCTGCGCAACCGGTCCACAACCGCATCGAGTCAACCAGACGAGACACCGGCAAATGAACAATCCTGA
- a CDS encoding glycosyltransferase: MKRALLIAFHHPPCTGTSGVQRATRFAQYLPEFGWQPEVLTATPGAYEQTTATTDTAAYPVHRALALDSARHLAILGRYPAFIARPDRWASWWLFAVPIGLQVIRQVRPDILWSTYPIPTAHLIAHTLHRLSGIPWVADFRDPMAHEGYPSDPKLWRAFERVERKVFGHAALATFTTPGTRKLYQERYHWQDERLDIIENGFDEGLFEQATHRVDQFATPNGQRVLLHSGVVYPEWRSPQALFRALRSLIDDGHEGAASIRIHFRAPAHDDFVMALAKTENVTEQVKILPPIPHPLAVAEMLAAQGLLILQSAGCNDQVPAKIYEYLRTGHPIIALADSAGDTAQVLAQHGQHLLANIERADETRLILQRWLAQPIRRPSDVEQIDAPYSRRRCTEQLARTFDKALSLKGRHP; the protein is encoded by the coding sequence ATGAAGCGGGCTCTGCTGATCGCCTTTCACCATCCACCCTGCACTGGCACCAGTGGCGTCCAGCGCGCTACACGCTTTGCACAATACCTGCCGGAGTTTGGCTGGCAACCAGAGGTGCTCACCGCCACGCCTGGCGCCTACGAGCAGACTACGGCGACCACCGATACAGCCGCCTACCCCGTGCATCGAGCACTCGCGCTCGACAGCGCCCGTCATCTGGCAATACTCGGTCGCTACCCGGCCTTCATCGCGCGCCCGGACCGCTGGGCGAGCTGGTGGCTGTTTGCCGTACCAATAGGTCTGCAGGTGATCAGGCAGGTTCGACCAGATATTCTCTGGAGCACTTACCCCATACCCACCGCCCATCTCATCGCCCACACACTCCATAGGCTCAGCGGTATCCCCTGGGTTGCCGACTTCCGCGACCCCATGGCGCACGAAGGCTACCCCTCCGATCCAAAGCTCTGGCGCGCATTCGAACGAGTGGAACGCAAGGTGTTCGGTCACGCAGCGCTCGCCACATTCACCACACCGGGCACGCGCAAGCTCTACCAGGAGCGCTACCACTGGCAGGACGAGCGGCTCGACATCATCGAGAACGGCTTCGACGAAGGCCTTTTCGAACAAGCCACCCACCGCGTCGACCAGTTCGCCACTCCGAACGGGCAGCGCGTCCTGCTTCACAGCGGCGTGGTATACCCCGAGTGGCGCAGCCCCCAAGCACTGTTCCGCGCCCTTCGTTCGCTGATAGATGATGGCCACGAAGGCGCGGCGAGCATCCGGATCCACTTCAGGGCGCCCGCTCACGACGATTTCGTGATGGCACTCGCCAAAACGGAGAACGTGACGGAACAGGTCAAGATCCTTCCACCTATCCCCCACCCACTCGCGGTCGCGGAAATGCTCGCAGCACAAGGCTTGCTCATACTCCAATCCGCCGGTTGTAATGACCAAGTACCTGCAAAAATTTACGAGTACCTTCGAACCGGACATCCAATCATTGCACTCGCCGATTCGGCAGGCGACACAGCACAGGTGCTCGCCCAGCACGGCCAACACCTGCTGGCCAACATCGAGCGCGCTGACGAAACCCGGCTCATTCTGCAGCGATGGCTGGCACAACCCATCCGCCGCCCCTCGGACGTAGAGCAAATCGACGCACCCTACTCGCGGCGGCGCTGCACTGAACAACTGGCCCGCACATTCGACAAGGCGCTCTCACTGAAAGGGCGCCACCCGTAA
- a CDS encoding DegT/DnrJ/EryC1/StrS family aminotransferase, translating into MFSDGAAATPDTVLGAEHTCFTTSGRAAIALGLELLGVSPGHKVLVPTYHCPTMIAPIVKLGGTPLFYPLTASGAPNLEYIQQHDEHPVTAMLVPHYFGLPQPMTRIRAFCDEHRIALIEDCAHAFFGRADGSPIGAWGDIAIASITKFFPAPDGGVLRANRLPENASMPKLAPRPLNENIKAAIDMVELASRYRRLMGLSTPLNALFATKRKLRSLRHGNGQPAETSRSGDASAMQVAPVQMQAFDLDLAHKQPCWISTVLARTVNPSRIAERRRANYLQLARTLSGRTGFAPLRPDLPEDAVPYVFPLCVQNPDDKHRELRRRGIPVFRWNLIWPDTPTIEGDMGLVWASQIFQLPCHQDLSPEDLDTIQRNVLDVCGSHSTQS; encoded by the coding sequence ATGTTCAGCGACGGCGCGGCAGCAACACCAGACACCGTTCTCGGCGCCGAACATACATGCTTCACCACCAGCGGGCGAGCCGCCATTGCGTTGGGGCTGGAACTGCTGGGCGTGAGCCCCGGCCATAAAGTTCTGGTGCCAACCTACCACTGCCCCACGATGATTGCACCCATCGTCAAGTTGGGTGGCACGCCGCTCTTCTATCCGCTCACCGCATCGGGCGCGCCAAACCTGGAGTATATCCAGCAACACGACGAGCATCCGGTGACCGCCATGCTCGTCCCGCACTATTTCGGCCTGCCTCAGCCCATGACGCGCATCCGGGCATTCTGCGACGAGCACCGCATCGCGCTCATCGAAGACTGCGCCCACGCGTTCTTCGGCCGCGCAGACGGAAGCCCCATCGGCGCATGGGGAGACATCGCCATCGCCAGCATCACCAAATTCTTCCCGGCCCCGGACGGCGGTGTGCTGCGCGCAAACAGGCTCCCCGAGAACGCGAGCATGCCCAAGCTCGCCCCGCGCCCCCTGAACGAGAACATCAAGGCCGCAATCGACATGGTTGAGCTTGCCTCCCGCTATCGCCGCCTCATGGGGCTGAGCACACCGCTTAACGCACTCTTTGCGACCAAGCGCAAACTCAGATCCCTGCGACACGGCAACGGCCAGCCTGCTGAAACATCCCGCTCTGGCGACGCCTCGGCCATGCAGGTCGCGCCTGTTCAAATGCAAGCCTTCGACCTCGATCTTGCCCACAAGCAGCCATGCTGGATCAGCACTGTGCTGGCGCGCACGGTCAACCCATCGCGAATCGCAGAACGCCGCCGAGCAAACTATCTGCAGTTGGCCAGGACGCTCTCGGGCCGCACCGGCTTCGCACCTTTGCGCCCCGACCTGCCCGAGGACGCCGTTCCCTATGTTTTTCCGTTGTGCGTCCAGAACCCCGACGACAAGCACCGCGAACTGCGTCGCCGTGGCATACCGGTTTTTCGGTGGAACCTGATCTGGCCTGACACACCCACCATCGAAGGGGACATGGGCCTGGTCTGGGCCAGTCAGATTTTCCAGCTTCCCTGCCATCAAGACCTCAGCCCGGAAGACCTCGACACCATCCAGCGCAATGTGCTGGACGTTTGTGGCTCCCACAGCACGCAGTCATGA